One Isoptericola dokdonensis DS-3 genomic window, CGATGCCGACCCAGGCGCTCGACGTCGACCTGGAGTACACGGAGTTCGCGCTCGGGGACAACAACTACCCGATCTCCCCGAAGGTCGTGCTCCACAACGACGGCGCGACCGACATCCCGGCCGGCGCGACGGTCACGTTCCAGTACGGCACCACCGACACCGGGAAGATGAGCGACTGGTCGGGGTACTCGACGACGTCGACGGCGGGGCGCAGCGGCCCCAACGTCGGCGGCCTGGGCGCGAACTTCCACACCGCGACGTTCACGGTCCCGACCGGCGGCATCCCCGCGGGCGGATCGATCACGAACCAGCTCAAGTGGGCCCTGCCGGTGGCGCAGTTCTCCAACGTCACGATCACCGTCGACGGCACCGAGTACGCGACCACCTACGACCACCCGCGCGGCGTCACCGTCGTCGACCTGCCGTCGGGCGGCACGGGTGGTACCGGTGGCACGGGTGGTACCGGTGGTGACTGCACCGCGGCCGCCTGGGACGCCACCGCCGTCTACACCGGCGCGGCCGTCGTGTCCCACGCCGGCCGCACCTGGACGGCGAGGTGGTGGACGCAGGGCGACACGCCCTCGGCCGCCGCCGGCCCCTGGACCGACCAGGGCGCCTGCTGACCGACCCCTCTCCTCCGGCCGCGTCGCCCGCCCCCTCCGGGCGGCGCGGCCGGGCCTCCCCGCACCGCCCGACGTCGTCGGGCACCACAGGAAGGAACCACCATGTCCAGTGCACGCAGGCCGAGGCGGATCGTCGCGGCCCTCACCAGCGCGGCGGTCGTGCTCGCCGGCGCGATCGGCGCCGTCGCCGCGACCACGGCGTCGGCGGCCGAGACGTCGTCCGGCGACAGCGCCATCAACGGCTACCGCAACGTCGGCTACTTCACCCAGTGGGGCGTCTACGGCCGCGACTTCCGGGTCAAGGACCTCGTCACCTCGGGCGCCGCGGACCAGCTCACCCACATCAACTACTCGTTCGGCAACATCCACCACCAGACCCTCGAGTGCTTCATCGCCAACAAGGCGCAGGGCACCGGACCCAACGGGTCCGACGGCGCGGGCGACGCGTGGGCCGACTTCGGCATGGGCTACACGGCCGCGAACTCGGTCGCGGGCGTCGCGGACAGGTGGGACCAGCCGCTCGCCGGGTCGTTCAACCAGCTCAAGCAGCTCAAGGCGCAGTACCCGCACATGAAGGTCATGCTGTCGATCGGCGGCTGGACCTGGTCGAAGAACTTCTCCAAGGCCGCCGCCACGCAGGCGTCCCGCGAGAACTTCGTGTCGTCCTGCGTCGACCTCTACATCAAGGGCAACCTGCCCGTGATCGACGGCCGCGGCGGCGCCGGTGCCGCGGCGGGCGTGTTCGACGGCATCGACATCGACTGGGAGTGGCCCGGCTCGAACAACGGTGAGGTCGGCAACCACGTCGACACCGTCAACGACAAGGAGAACTTCCGGCTCCTGCTCGCCGAGTTCCGCGAGCAGCTCGACGCCTACGGCGCCACCACCGGCAAGGACTACCTGCTCAGCGCGTTCCTGCCCGCCAACCCGGACGACATCGCCGCCGGCGGCTGGAACGACCCGCGCATCTTCCAGTCCCTCGACTACGGCAACGTCCAGGGCTACGACCTGCACGGCGCCTGGAACAAGACCCTCACCGGCCACCAGATCAACCTGTACGACGACCCGGCGGACCCGCGCCCGGCGGCGCAGCAGTTCTCCGTCGACAAGGCCGTGCAGGAGTACGTGTCGGCGGGTGTCGACCCGGCGCAGCTCGGCCTGGGCATGGCGATGTACGGCCGCGGCTGGAAGGGCGCGACGTCGTCGCAGCCGTGGGGCACCGCGACCGACGCCGGTCCCGGCACCTGGGAGGCGGGCAACGAGGACTACGACATCCTGAAGAACCTGGGCACCGGGTACTACGACGCCGCGACGGGTTCCGCGTGGCGCTGGAACGGTGACCAGTGGTGGTCGCTGGACACGCCGCAGACGGTCGCGCAGAAGTCGCAGTACATCCGCTCGACGGGCCTCGGCGGCGCGATGTGGTGGGACCTCTCCGGGGACGAGCAGGGCGACCTCCTCGACGCCGTGGCGGCCGGCCTGTTCACCGGTGCCGAGGGCCCGGTGGACCCCGGCACCGTGACGCCGACGCCGACGCCGACGCCGACCCCGACGCCGACGCCGACGCCGACGCCGACGCCGACCCCGACGCCGACGCCGACGACACCCCCGGCGTGCGCGGGCGCGACGTGGAACAGCACCGCGGTCTACACCGGCGGGAGCACCGTCGTGTGGAACGGCCGCACGTGGCGCGCGAAGTGGTGGACGACGGGCGAGGAGCCCGGCACCACCGGTCAGTGGGGCGTCTGGGAGGACCGCGGAGCCTGCTGACCCGACCTGCCCCCGGCGACCCGCCGGGCCCCGGCCGAGCGGACGACTCCCCGCCCGGGCCGGGCGACGACCCCCGACGTCCCGCGTCGGGGGTCGTCGTCGTCCCTGGGGACGGGCTGGGCGCGAGGTGCAAGAGTGGGCGCCCTCACGACACATGAGGGGTGAGGGCGCACCCGCGTCCGCGATCGAGGGCGACCGCCAGGAGGAGCGTTGACCACCACGACGGAGGCACCACCGCACGACGGCGCCTGGTTCGACGCGCTGTTCGCCGCGCACGCCGCAGCCGTGCACCGCTACTTCGTGCGGCGGCTCGCGACGTCCCGCGACGACGCCGAGGACCTGGCCGCCGAGGTGCTCGCGACCGCGTGGCGGCGTCGTGACGACGTCCCCGTCGGCGGCGAGCTGCCCTGGCTGTACCGCACCGCCGGGTACGTCCTCGCCAACCATCGGCGCAAGGCCCGCGCCCTGCCCGTCGCGGCCGTCCCCGAGGAACCCGACGACGTCGATCCCGCCGAGCTCGCCCTCGACGACGACCGGGTGCGCGCCGTCCTCGCCCGGCTCTCCGCCCGCGACCGCCGCGTCCTGCTGCTCGTCGCGTGGGACGGGCTCGGCGGGGACGACCTCGCCGCCGTCCTCGGGGTCTCCCGCGGGGGCGCCGACGCCGCGCTGTCCCGCGCCCGCGCCCGGCTGCGCACCGCGTGGTCGGAGGCCGAGCAGGACGACGACCAGACGGGCGCGCCACCTGGTGGCGACCGGACGGCGGACGGCGCGGCACGAGCCGCGAACGACGAGGCGTGAGGAGGGCTGTGGACATGGATGCACGGGACGAGGCCTACGACCGGCTGACCGGGGCCGACCCCGCCGACGGCACCACCACCCGCGAAGGGGTGCTGCGTGCCAAGGTGGACGCCCTCGCCGGGGACGTCGACACGGGGGAGCCCGGCGCGCACGACGGGGCCGGCGCGCCGGTCGCTGAGCCCGACGGCACCGTCGACGAGCTCGCCCCCCGCCGGCGGCGACGCTCCACCCTGCTCGTCGCCGCGGCCGTGGCAGGCGCCGTCGTCGTCGGTGGCGGTGGCTACGCCGTCGGCACCGCCACCGCGGGCGAGGAGCTGCCCGCGTCCGACTCCCTGCCGCCCATCACCCTCGGTGGCGGTCAGGGCGGGAACGAGGCCGCCTCCGGGGCAGGCCTCCGTGCCGCCACCGAGGAGATGGCCTCCGCGGGCGACATGGCCGTCGGGGGAGACGCGGCCACGTCGTACGACACGTCGATGCCGAGCTGGTTCGACGGCCGCGCCACCTTCTCCTCCGACGGTCTGTCCACCAGCCGGGGCGAGGCCACCGCCTACGCGTACGACGCCACCCAGGTCGCGACCGAGGAGGGCGCCGCCCGCGCCGCCGAGGCGCTCGGCGTCGAGGGCGAACCCCGCTGGGAGTGGGGCTCCTGGTCCGTCGGTCCGCAGAACGGCACCGGTCCCAACCTGTGGCTCTCGGCGGACTCCACCGCGTACCTCAGCTACAACGACCCGGCCGCCGACCCCTGGCGGTGCGAGGAGATCAGCGCCGAGGAGCTCGCCGAGCAGGAGGCCGACCCCGCCGTCACCGGTGACCAGCAGTGCGCCGAACCCACGGGCACCGTGTCCGTGAAGAAGGCCGTCGGCGAGCTCCGCACCCTCATGGAACGCCTCGGCGTCGACCCCGACGGCTACGAGTTCGAGCCGTCCACCGACTCCGAGCCCGGCTCCCGCTGGGTCAGCGCCTACGAGGTCGTCGACGGGCGGCGCACCGGCGCCACCTGGAGCGCCACCGTGTCGAAGGAGGGCGTCGCCTGGCTCGACGGGTTCCTCGCCACCCGCACCGAGCTCGGCACCTACCCCGTCATCAGCCCCGCCGACGCCGTCGAACGCCTCGGCGACCCCCGGTTCGGGCAGAACCTGTGGCCCGTCACCTACAGCCCCGCCCTGGAGACCCGGATGATGGAGGAGCCCACGGACTCCGGCCCCACCGCGCCGCCCGCGCCGCCTACCGCCGGGGATGCCGTGCCCTGGCCCGTCACCGACGTCACCATCACCGAGGCGAGGCTGGGGCTCGCGCAGGAGCACCGCACCGACGCCGCGACCCTGCTGCTGCCCGCCTACGAGCTCAGCGACGCCGACGGCAACGTGTGGACCGTCGTCGCCGTCGCGGACGACGCGCTCGACATGACCGACTCCTGACGGACGTAGCGGGGTACGGTCGGACGGTCCCTGCCGTACCCCGCGAAGGAGTCGTCATGCCCGTCCGTACCGCCCGCACCGCCTGGAACGGCACCCTGCAGGAGGGCACCGGTCAGCTCGAGCTCACCAGCTCCGGCGCCGGCACCTTCGACGTGTCGTTCCCGCGCCGCGCCGCCGACAAGGCCGAGGGCGTGACCAGCCCCGAGGAGCTCATCGCCGCCGCGCACTCGTCGTGCTACGCGATGGCGTTCTCGTCCGAGCTCGGCAAGGTCGGCGGGACCCCCGAGCAGGTCGAGGTCTCGGCCGACGTCACCCTCGGGGCCGACGCCGACGGCAACCCCGAGATCACCACGATCGCGCTGACCGTCCGCGGCTACGCCTCCGGCGTCGACGAGGCCGCTTTCAAGGCCGCGGCCACCGCCGCCAAGGCCGGCTGCCCGGTCTCCAAGGCCCTCGCCGGCGTCGGGGAGATCACGCTCGACGTCACCTGGGAAGGCTGACCCCCCGCACCTCCGCCGAGCCAGCGCTGGTCGGTTCGCCGGGGGTCGGGGTTGCCGGGCACGGTCGCGTTCACGCGCCCCAGGGGGCGCTCCACTTCGGGTTGGACGACCGTGCCCGGCAACCCCGACCCCCGGCTTCGTCGTGTCGGTCGCGAGTCAGCGCACATCGGCGCGAGTCAGCGTGAGCTTCGTTCAGTCAGCGCACCTCGTCCCGACCACGGCCGGACCCCGCGCTGAATCGCTATGTGCCCTTCTTCGTCAGCGGCGGGGTGGTGCCCGTGGTACCGGCGAGGACGCCGTCGAGGACCTCGTCGAGGACGTCGGCCTGGGACCGGGTCGGCGACCAGCGCAGGACGGTGCGGGCGCGGGTGGAGTCCATGACGACGTCGGCGGCGGCCATCTCGAGCCAGCCGGGGTCGATGGGGACCACGCGCGCCGCCGAGCCGATCTTCAGACCGGTGCGGGCGAGGGACAGCGGCACGGGGACGCGGTGGCCTGCGGCGAGGAGGTCGGCGAGGTCCTGTCCGGTGAGGGCGCCGTCGGGGGCGAGGTTGAAGGCGCCACCGTGCCGGCCGACGATCGCGGTGCGGACGGCGGCTGCGGTGTCGTCGG contains:
- a CDS encoding OsmC family peroxiredoxin; amino-acid sequence: MPVRTARTAWNGTLQEGTGQLELTSSGAGTFDVSFPRRAADKAEGVTSPEELIAAAHSSCYAMAFSSELGKVGGTPEQVEVSADVTLGADADGNPEITTIALTVRGYASGVDEAAFKAAATAAKAGCPVSKALAGVGEITLDVTWEG
- a CDS encoding RNA polymerase sigma factor yields the protein MTTTTEAPPHDGAWFDALFAAHAAAVHRYFVRRLATSRDDAEDLAAEVLATAWRRRDDVPVGGELPWLYRTAGYVLANHRRKARALPVAAVPEEPDDVDPAELALDDDRVRAVLARLSARDRRVLLLVAWDGLGGDDLAAVLGVSRGGADAALSRARARLRTAWSEAEQDDDQTGAPPGGDRTADGAARAANDEA
- a CDS encoding glycosyl hydrolase family 18 protein, with protein sequence MSSARRPRRIVAALTSAAVVLAGAIGAVAATTASAAETSSGDSAINGYRNVGYFTQWGVYGRDFRVKDLVTSGAADQLTHINYSFGNIHHQTLECFIANKAQGTGPNGSDGAGDAWADFGMGYTAANSVAGVADRWDQPLAGSFNQLKQLKAQYPHMKVMLSIGGWTWSKNFSKAAATQASRENFVSSCVDLYIKGNLPVIDGRGGAGAAAGVFDGIDIDWEWPGSNNGEVGNHVDTVNDKENFRLLLAEFREQLDAYGATTGKDYLLSAFLPANPDDIAAGGWNDPRIFQSLDYGNVQGYDLHGAWNKTLTGHQINLYDDPADPRPAAQQFSVDKAVQEYVSAGVDPAQLGLGMAMYGRGWKGATSSQPWGTATDAGPGTWEAGNEDYDILKNLGTGYYDAATGSAWRWNGDQWWSLDTPQTVAQKSQYIRSTGLGGAMWWDLSGDEQGDLLDAVAAGLFTGAEGPVDPGTVTPTPTPTPTPTPTPTPTPTPTPTPTPTTPPACAGATWNSTAVYTGGSTVVWNGRTWRAKWWTTGEEPGTTGQWGVWEDRGAC